ACTTTTCTATACGCTGAATTAGTAAATACATTTTTTTTCTTGGATTAAATCAAGATTTGTGTTACCTGGACAGGACCGGCCGCTATAAGCATACCGGCAAGGCCACCGCCAATGATTTTGCCGTTTGGTCCGGCTAACGAAATGCTCATACCACCAGACCGACCTTTGGTTCCTCCGTTTTCAGTAGGCATAAAGGAACCAGATAGCGAAAGTATCTCAAATCGACCCTAAGACGAGAAATTAATTTGATTCAAGAACCACCAAAAATCCCATCAAGAAATACAGAAAATATATTTTCAAAGTTAGAGTTACCTCGTATGTAAGGGTGCCGCCTGAAGTGGTAGCTTGACGAAGTGTGACGTTAGAGATGCAACCAGTTGCAGAAAGAATGCATATAGCTCGAGATCCTTGCGAATACGGCATAACCTTCATTGTCACATCCTTGTAAAGAAAAATATACATTCTCAAAAAACAATGATAACCAAAATCCAATACCAAATTTTTTACTACAAGAATGGTAAAAAAGAAAAAAAAAATTGTTAAGAGCAATTTATTACCTCACCGGCATTGACAGTAAATTGATGTGTTGTGAAATTTGCACCCACATAGCATGAGAGCCCAGGAGGAGGAGGAGGAGGAGGAGGAGGAGGAGCTGCAAAGAGATAGAAACAGAACATTAATGTAATTGACTTTGACCAATCAGTGTTAGCCTTTAAAGAACATACAAGTCCCTTTATATCCACCAGAGTCAGTAATTAAAACAGATCTAACCAAAGCCAATGATAAATCTTAGAGATCTGCTAAGCACTCTTATCCTCTAAAGAGAAAAGGAAGAGACAAGAGATTATTCTCTCAAAAAATTTAAAAAAGAAATCTTTTTATTTTTCAGTTTGGTTCGGTCAGCATCATCAGATTCTCTGTATGGTCTAACTGGTCTGTTTGTAGGCTTCTTCAGACAAAAGTGTACCCAGCCAAATCCAGTTATGTTAAGTTGGTCCCACTTCCCCAACATCTCAAAAAATATACACATAACAATCACATCAACAGATGATAAACCCAGATCGGATCAGATCAGATCTATCTCACTAAAACCGATGCACACAGATTAAAACACACACAAAAGGGATTACAAGATTATTTACCTGGGCTGCTTCCATACTCATGAAAGTTGTGAGATTTCTTGATGATATCAACACGCTGCTGCTGCTGCTGCTGAGCTTTTCCTCGTTTCCAATGAGAGTGATGATTATAATCTCCAGAGAAGGGAATCGAAGATGAGATTGGTGTTGGAGAGAGAGTTGGTCTCGAAGCCCTAGGGTTCAAACTTCCATCTGGAGCGTACTTCCTCGGCCTTCCTCTCTTCTTCTTCGTCAGATCTGACCCAGCGCTGGAGAGCGGCGGAGGTACGGCGGCTGGGCCAGGATTCACGGTGGTTGAAGCCGGGGTCGGAGCCGGAGGAGGGGGAGGAGTCACCACGGTCGTGGGGCTTACGAATTGGAGAAAGCTAGGGCTTTGTTGGAACTCTGTTCTTGACGCCAAAGCTTCATCTCCCTTACTAATACCACTTTTATCCTCCATATTTATTTCCACAAATTCCCAGAATTGGCAGGGGAATTCTTCCCTACAATTCACCACGAAAAAACAATTAAGATGAAGAAAAAGAAAGAAGAAGACGAAGAACAAATTAACTATGAACAAAGTAAAAAGATTACAAGATAGATTAGAGACAAAAGATAGATGAAATAGCTCAGAAAATCAAAGATCATAGCAGAATTTTTTTTGTTAGTTTATAGATTTGGTTTCTTACTTTCAACGAACTCTGGAGCTGAAAACCAACACTATCCTGTAGCAGCGTGGAGATTAACCTCTCAATCTCAACGGAAAAAAAAAAAAGAACACACCAAAAATTACATGCAATTATCCCCAATTTTTCTTTTAGACAACTGAATTTAGGGTTTTTGCAAAGAAATAAGGAGGTTAAATAAATAATGGAAAATTTCAGGAAAAAGAAATACAGTAAAATATATAAAAATATCATCTAGACAGTTGTATTATTTAATACGAATATTAAGGATTTAATTATTTTAATATCTATATAATAATTACAAAAATAAAAGTATTGATTTTGGTTTAGGGAAAGATCACGTCCGTCTTGGAAACTCAATATATGTAATTAAATAAACGAAACTGCTAAAAAGACATTAAAGTGAAATTTCAAAAAAAAAAAAAGAATACCAAATTCTGACAATTTCTTTTGTCTTTTTCCAGTTAATCACTTTGTAGTAACGTTGACCAAAGAAAATAGTTTTTAAAATCTACTAAGACCAATTAATTTGCAAGATAAGCTAAATCTTTTGATACAAATACAATCATGCAATTGTAGTAAAATTTGAGTGTCAAAGTTTATATATGAAGTTTAAAGATTTCATATGAGTACAAAGCTTAGAAAGATAACTGACATTGATTTCTTCAACAAGTGCATTTGGTCGGTCAAAGTCAATTTTTCTTTCCGCAACCCAAACAGTGTACCTATTGGATCCGAGTTTGACAGAATACAAATGATCCAATAATCAATCAGATTCCTTTCTTTGTCAGAGCCGCTTACTAATTAGCATGTTTTAAGCATAGAAAAGTTTGATTTTAACAAAAGAGATATGACTTAGTTTCTAGACGATGTGTCTCTTCCTAATCTCTTTTGTTTACATGCTCTGTATAATAATGGTGTTGTTAAGAACAAAGTTGAGGTAACGCCACTGAAAAAAGAACAAATATTCCTACAGATTCTTTTTTATGCAAGAAAGAATCAATTACCAGTTGAATACACGCAAACTAAAAGAATTATTTTGAAGTCTTTTTGCTCCATCATTTTAGCCATAGCGAGATTGAGATGTAAAAGATTTTGCTGAGCGAGGCGAATCAGTATGAGGGGATGATGCAAATCTCTTGTGATCAGTTGATACTTTAAGACCCTTTTTCGCGCTTTGAGGTCTCGTAGGAGTTCCTTTATCTTGCTCTGATGTCACTTGACCTTGAAGTTTC
The DNA window shown above is from Brassica oleracea var. oleracea cultivar TO1000 chromosome C3, BOL, whole genome shotgun sequence and carries:
- the LOC106331997 gene encoding AT-hook motif nuclear-localized protein 6-like isoform X1 — encoded protein: MEDKSGISKGDEALASRTEFQQSPSFLQFVSPTTVVTPPPPPAPTPASTTVNPGPAAVPPPLSSAGSDLTKKKRGRPRKYAPDGSLNPRASRPTLSPTPISSSIPFSGDYNHHSHWKRGKAQQQQQQRVDIIKKSHNFHEYGSSPAPPPPPPPPPPGLSCYVGANFTTHQFTVNAGEDVTMKVMPYSQGSRAICILSATGCISNVTLRQATTSGGTLTYEGRFEILSLSGSFMPTENGGTKGRSGGMSISLAGPNGKIIGGGLAGMLIAAGPVQVVMGSFIVMHQAEQTQKKKPRIIEASPPPQQLPPPGFTITTVNSTSPLVATVEEPKQQTYGGGGGIMRPISQMPSSFNNDNSGMNNFTTTFQGYGNVNTGTNKDEDDYDDGGDDDSGDTRSLSTSG
- the LOC106331997 gene encoding AT-hook motif nuclear-localized protein 6-like isoform X2, producing MEDKSGISKGDEALASRTEFQQSPSFLQFVSPTTVVTPPPPPAPTPASTTVNPGPAAVPPPLSSAGSDLTKKKRGRPRKYAPDGSLNPRASRPTLSPTPISSSIPFSGDYNHHSHWKRGKAQQQQQQRVDIIKKSHNFHEYGSSPAPPPPPPPGLSCYVGANFTTHQFTVNAGEDVTMKVMPYSQGSRAICILSATGCISNVTLRQATTSGGTLTYEGRFEILSLSGSFMPTENGGTKGRSGGMSISLAGPNGKIIGGGLAGMLIAAGPVQVVMGSFIVMHQAEQTQKKKPRIIEASPPPQQLPPPGFTITTVNSTSPLVATVEEPKQQTYGGGGGIMRPISQMPSSFNNDNSGMNNFTTTFQGYGNVNTGTNKDEDDYDDGGDDDSGDTRSLSTSG